The sequence TTGGCCATAGTCATGAAACCACCCGCTCAATCCCCTGACCGATGAGCAGTTCGGGTTCTGGCGCATTTCCAGCTTGACGTTCGCTTTCATCGACGAGAAGGCGGGAATCTCGAGCATCCCAGCCAACTCGAATTGTTTCGTTTAGTTGAAACTTAGGCGAGGATGAATGATAGGGGAGCGCTACGGTCAGAGAGACAGACTTCGCTTCACGGAGGTGAACGCGATATTTGATGATATTTCCCCAGTAGATTGCCTCTTGGACTACTCCCTCAAACTCATTGTCCGCTTTGCCGGACGAGCCCAGGGGGATTATCTTTTCTGGCCGCACCATCAGAGTGCCAGCAGAGCCTTTAGGTCGCTTCCCTTGGGCCCATGTGGCGCGTACGCGTAGCCCATGTACATCCAGTAAGGGCCCATTTTTAGACGCCTCAATGATCGTTGCTTGAAGGAAGTTTGATTCCCCTATGAAGCTAGCTACGAAGCGACTGCTGGGAGCCTCGTAGATCTCTTCCGGCGTCCCAACCTGAGCTATTCGACCTTCGTTCATTACAACAATGCGATCTGACATTGTCAAAGCTTCGCTCTGGTCATGAGTAACAAATATTACAGTTGTACCCAAAGAGCGCTGAAGACGCTTGAGTTCAACCTGCATGTGCTCGCGAAGTTGTTTGTCTAGAGCGCCGAGGGGTTCGTCCATGAGAATTACTCCAGGACGAAATACTAGCGAGCGCGCCAGCGCCACCCGCTGCTGCTGTCCTCCCGAAAGTTCGTGTGGCATTCGGGTTTCATAGCCAGAGAGCTGCACGAGGTTTAGCGCCTCCGCAACGCCTCGGCTGATCTCGTCGCGCGCGACGGCCCTCATCTTCAGGGCAAATGCAACGTTCTCGAAAACCGACAAATGCGGGAACAGTGCGTAGTTCTGAAAAACGACGCCGATATTGCGCCTATGCACCGGGAGGCTGGTGATTGCTCGGTCGCCAACAATTATTTCGCCTGAAGTTGGCGTTTCGAAACCAGCAATCATCATCAGCGTCGTCGTCTTGCCGGAGCCGCTCGGCCCCAAGAACGACACGAACTCTCCAGCCTCGATTTGAACCGAAACGTCTTTGATCGCGTGGTAGTCGCCATATTGCTTACAGACGCGCCGCAATTGCAGCGATTCACCCTTAATCATCCCAGTCTCCGAAAAACACCGTTGCGAATAACGCAACGGTGTTGCTACAATCGCATTGTAGGGCTCAAATGTCAAGGCAGATCCGAAATTGAAGGTCGCTGAGGCGAGCAAGCGGGAGATGCCGACAACAACAGGGAGTCGGGACACAACCGTACGTCGAGCGTCTTGCAATCGTTGCGGAGCGCTGTTGCCAGGTCGCACGGTACACCCGAGATGAGCTTCTAGGTCGAGCCCACGCAGGACCCGGCAAGGCCCGGTCGTGTCTGGCTCGAGCAAGCTGGAGCCGAGATCGGTGCGTTCGATGTAAAGAAAGATCCGGAACAGCAGCGCCTCAATATCAATCAAGGCGCTTCGCCTGATGTGAGCGGCCACGCTATGGCCGCCCACAAGGCGTA comes from Mesorhizobium japonicum MAFF 303099 and encodes:
- a CDS encoding ABC transporter ATP-binding protein, yielding MKGESLQLRRVCKQYGDYHAIKDVSVQIEAGEFVSFLGPSGSGKTTTLMMIAGFETPTSGEIIVGDRAITSLPVHRRNIGVVFQNYALFPHLSVFENVAFALKMRAVARDEISRGVAEALNLVQLSGYETRMPHELSGGQQQRVALARSLVFRPGVILMDEPLGALDKQLREHMQVELKRLQRSLGTTVIFVTHDQSEALTMSDRIVVMNEGRIAQVGTPEEIYEAPSSRFVASFIGESNFLQATIIEASKNGPLLDVHGLRVRATWAQGKRPKGSAGTLMVRPEKIIPLGSSGKADNEFEGVVQEAIYWGNIIKYRVHLREAKSVSLTVALPYHSSSPKFQLNETIRVGWDARDSRLLVDESERQAGNAPEPELLIGQGIERVVS